The following proteins come from a genomic window of Octopus sinensis unplaced genomic scaffold, ASM634580v1 Contig20343, whole genome shotgun sequence:
- the LOC115232319 gene encoding uncharacterized protein LOC115232319, whose translation MVRTLTDNATSYATVKRWVNEFQCDRESVEDDPTPGRPPTATIEDNIDLALGIIMQDRQISCCQIAERLDISNEKADNIVTKELGFSKVSARWVPCLLTPERKRTRCILSTSKLELFEADEENFLAHFITMDSCIKTC comes from the coding sequence ATGGTGAGAACCTTAACAGACAATGCTACTTCATATGCAACAGTCAAACGCTGGGTAAATGAATTCCAGTGTGATAGGGAGAGTGTAGAAGATGATCCCACACCAGGGAGGCCTCCAACTGCAACCATTGAGGACAACATTGACCTTGCTCTTGGTATAATAATGCAAGATCGTCAAATATCATGTTGCCAGATAGCTGAGAGACTGGACATCTCAAATGAAAAAGCAGACAacattgtgacaaaagaacttgggttctcaaaggTTTCCGCTAGGTGGGTCCCTTGCCTTTTGACTCCTGAACGGAAACGCACCAGGTGCATTTTGTCCACGAGCAAACTGGAACTGTTTGAAGCCgatgaagagaattttcttgctCATTTTATTACTatggacagctgtataaagactTGCTAG